One window of Marinobacterium aestuarii genomic DNA carries:
- the ptsN gene encoding PTS IIA-like nitrogen regulatory protein PtsN — MYLHELLTPALTFCNLDGGSKKRVLETASNLIAEQAQGLAAEEIFSGLIGRERLGSTGIGSGIAIPHCRLENATQASGMMIKLAEPIDFDAIDNQPVDLLFVLLVPSEASDEHLQTLAMLAELFSRAEVLTALRDTTSDQQLFDTALRLASH; from the coding sequence ATGTATCTGCATGAACTGCTGACCCCCGCTCTGACATTCTGCAACCTTGATGGGGGCAGCAAAAAACGTGTACTGGAAACAGCCAGTAACTTGATCGCCGAGCAGGCACAAGGGCTGGCCGCTGAAGAAATCTTCAGCGGCCTGATTGGCCGGGAACGGCTTGGCAGCACCGGTATTGGCAGCGGCATCGCCATTCCACACTGCCGGCTTGAGAACGCTACCCAGGCCAGCGGCATGATGATCAAGCTCGCTGAACCTATTGATTTTGACGCCATCGACAACCAGCCGGTGGACCTTCTTTTTGTACTGCTGGTGCCCTCCGAGGCCAGCGATGAACATTTGCAAACCCTGGCCATGCTGGCCGAACTCTTCAGCCGCGCAGAAGTACTGACAGCGCTTCGCGATACCACTTCTGACCAGCAGCTATTCGATACTGCCCTGCGTCTGGCATCGCACTGA
- the yjgA gene encoding ribosome biogenesis factor YjgA gives MTNEEDFEQLDPADQDAELISKSQAKRDMHALQDLGKKLVALNKDQLAKVPMDETLRGAVEECRRLKKGEAIRRQLQYIGRLMRLADTDGISQTMDSFEAGKQAHDAHFHRLERWRDRLINGTPDDLTDYVAAFPHADIQHLRQLIRNAQREALQQKPPASSRKLFKYLRELAEVPN, from the coding sequence ATGACTAACGAAGAAGATTTTGAACAGCTAGACCCCGCCGACCAAGACGCAGAGCTGATCAGTAAAAGCCAGGCCAAACGCGACATGCATGCGCTGCAGGACCTGGGCAAAAAACTGGTCGCACTAAACAAGGATCAGCTGGCCAAAGTCCCGATGGATGAGACCCTGCGCGGCGCTGTAGAAGAATGCCGTCGGCTGAAAAAGGGCGAGGCCATTCGACGCCAGCTGCAATACATTGGCCGCCTGATGCGCCTGGCTGATACCGATGGCATCAGCCAGACAATGGACAGTTTCGAGGCGGGCAAGCAGGCCCACGACGCCCACTTCCATCGCCTGGAGCGCTGGCGCGATCGCCTGATCAACGGCACGCCCGACGACCTGACCGACTATGTGGCGGCCTTTCCCCATGCCGATATTCAGCATCTGCGCCAGCTGATACGCAACGCACAGCGCGAGGCGCTGCAGCAGAAACCACCGGCCAGCTCACGCAAGCTGTTCAAGTACCTGCGCGAGCTGGCTGAAGTGCCCAACTGA
- the mgtE gene encoding magnesium transporter encodes MSSKEPLSPIERLNAAMDSGELRQVRYTLNNSLRPVEIAHLLDKSPPKERQLLWGLVNKDLEGDVLQHLGYDVQAEILSRMETREVLEITEGLDIDDMADLLQQLPERIMRELLQTMDIQNRTRVEQVLSYDEDTAGGLMNTDTVTIRPDITVETALRYIRRHKEIPDMTDSLFVVSRRDAYIGILPLTKLLVSDPDMLVREIMSTDIEPIEATMTDSEVAQLFEQHDLISAPVIDEDGKLLGRITIDDVVDVIREDADHSLMSMAGLGEDADTFAPLMRTTRNRAIWLGINLLTAFIASAVIGVFEDTIEKVVALAVLMPIVASMGGIAGSQTLTLVIRGQALGHVERSNIGWLLNRELVAGALNGLLWASVVAAVAIIWFQDIYIGGIIAAAIVINLIAGALAGTLLPIGLKAAGIDPALAGSVLLTTITDVVGFFAFLGLATYFYS; translated from the coding sequence ATGAGCAGCAAAGAGCCTCTCTCGCCGATTGAACGACTGAACGCCGCCATGGACAGCGGTGAACTGCGTCAGGTGCGCTATACGCTGAATAACAGCCTGCGCCCGGTGGAGATCGCCCATCTGCTGGACAAGTCCCCGCCCAAGGAGCGCCAGCTGCTCTGGGGCCTGGTCAACAAGGATCTGGAAGGGGATGTGCTGCAGCACCTGGGCTATGACGTCCAGGCCGAAATTCTGAGCCGCATGGAAACCCGGGAAGTCCTCGAGATCACCGAAGGCCTGGATATTGACGACATGGCCGACCTGCTGCAGCAGCTGCCGGAGCGCATCATGCGCGAACTGCTGCAGACCATGGACATCCAGAACCGCACCCGGGTCGAGCAGGTTCTGTCCTATGACGAGGACACCGCCGGCGGCCTGATGAACACCGACACCGTGACCATCCGACCGGATATCACGGTGGAAACGGCGCTGCGCTATATTCGCCGTCACAAGGAAATACCGGACATGACCGACAGTCTGTTCGTGGTCAGCCGCAGAGACGCCTATATTGGCATCCTGCCCCTGACCAAACTGCTGGTGTCGGATCCCGACATGCTGGTGCGCGAAATCATGAGCACCGACATTGAGCCCATCGAAGCCACGATGACAGACAGCGAAGTCGCCCAGCTGTTCGAGCAGCACGACCTGATTTCCGCGCCGGTCATCGACGAGGACGGCAAACTGCTCGGCCGTATTACCATCGATGACGTGGTCGACGTTATCCGTGAAGATGCCGACCACTCCCTGATGAGCATGGCGGGTCTGGGGGAAGACGCCGACACCTTTGCACCGCTGATGCGAACGACCCGCAACCGCGCTATCTGGCTGGGTATCAACCTGCTCACCGCCTTCATCGCCTCGGCGGTAATCGGCGTGTTTGAAGACACCATCGAGAAAGTCGTGGCCCTGGCCGTGCTAATGCCGATTGTCGCCTCCATGGGCGGTATCGCCGGCAGCCAGACACTGACGCTGGTGATTCGCGGCCAGGCGCTGGGGCACGTGGAGCGCAGCAACATCGGCTGGCTGCTGAATCGCGAACTGGTTGCAGGCGCCCTCAATGGCCTGCTCTGGGCTTCGGTGGTCGCCGCCGTCGCCATTATCTGGTTTCAGGATATCTATATCGGTGGCATTATCGCCGCCGCCATCGTGATTAACCTGATTGCCGGCGCTCTGGCCGGCACTCTGCTGCCCATCGGCCTCAAGGCCGCCGGCATAGACCCGGCCCTGGCCGGCAGCGTTCTGCTCACCACCATTACCGATGTTGTAGGCTTCTTCGCCTTCCTCGGACTGGCTACCTACTTTTACAGTTAA
- a CDS encoding carbon-nitrogen hydrolase family protein has protein sequence MSRCAVIQMVSGPDFEVNLGTAERLVRAAAAEGARLVLLPENFALFDSSGLRALACAQGLGELQQRLGALAKSAGIWLVAGSVPLMLRDDGAEVADGRVRSASLVFDDQGRQRARYDKRHLFDVEVADAQQSYRESVYIEPGSEIVLVDTPCGRLGLSICYDLRFADHYQRLRDAGAELISVPSAFTAVTGAAHWELLLRARAVEFQCYVLGANQGGQHGKGRETWGHSMIVGPWGEVSASLALGEGWCSAEIDLDELRRLRQRMPVSAHRRITL, from the coding sequence ATGTCGCGCTGTGCAGTAATACAGATGGTGTCGGGGCCCGACTTTGAGGTCAATCTCGGCACCGCCGAGCGACTGGTACGCGCCGCCGCCGCTGAGGGCGCGCGTCTGGTGCTGCTGCCGGAGAATTTCGCCCTGTTCGATTCATCCGGCTTGCGAGCCCTGGCCTGTGCCCAGGGCCTGGGCGAGTTGCAACAACGCCTCGGCGCCCTGGCCAAGAGCGCCGGTATCTGGCTGGTGGCGGGTTCCGTGCCGCTCATGCTGCGAGATGATGGTGCTGAGGTGGCCGATGGGCGGGTGCGTTCAGCCAGCCTTGTATTTGATGATCAGGGGCGGCAGCGGGCGCGTTACGACAAGCGGCATCTGTTTGATGTAGAAGTGGCGGATGCGCAACAGAGTTATCGCGAATCCGTCTATATCGAGCCTGGCAGCGAGATAGTGCTGGTCGACACACCCTGCGGGCGCCTGGGGCTGAGTATCTGTTACGACCTGCGCTTTGCCGATCATTACCAGCGCCTGCGCGATGCCGGCGCCGAGTTGATCAGCGTGCCCTCGGCCTTTACTGCGGTCACGGGTGCTGCGCACTGGGAGTTGCTGTTGCGGGCCCGGGCGGTGGAATTCCAGTGTTATGTGCTGGGAGCCAACCAGGGTGGCCAGCATGGCAAGGGGCGTGAAACCTGGGGGCATTCCATGATTGTCGGCCCCTGGGGCGAGGTGAGCGCCAGTCTGGCCCTGGGCGAGGGCTGGTGCAGTGCCGAGATCGATCTGGATGAACTGCGGCGTCTGCGTCAGCGCATGCCGGTGAGCGCGCATAGGCGAATAACGCTGTAA
- the hpf gene encoding ribosome hibernation promoting factor, with translation MQINITGHHVELTDALHEYVHSKFGKLERHFDNITNVQVTLSVEKLRQQAEADVHLAGGKLFATHEHQDMYAAIDGLTDKLDRQIIKHKEKTKNHK, from the coding sequence ATGCAGATCAACATCACAGGACATCACGTCGAACTTACCGATGCACTGCACGAGTATGTACATAGTAAATTCGGCAAGCTTGAGCGGCACTTCGATAACATCACCAATGTCCAGGTTACCCTGAGTGTAGAAAAGCTGCGTCAGCAGGCCGAAGCCGATGTTCACCTTGCAGGAGGCAAGTTGTTTGCGACTCACGAACACCAGGACATGTACGCCGCCATTGATGGTCTGACCGACAAGCTTGACCGTCAAATCATCAAGCACAAAGAAAAAACCAAAAACCACAAATAA
- the rapZ gene encoding RNase adapter RapZ, protein MKLVVISGLSGSGKSTALQALEDVDFYCIDNLPALLLPSLIEQMLKDPMPPEKLAVSIDARNLLSNLRQFPKLLKKMRTRYAEVNTEVLYLDASDPTLLKRYSATRRKHPLSGENTGLQQAIKNERLLLEPIANMADLRIDTTRLKLYDLRDSIKLRVSQRTEQQLSVQFESFGFKHGVPLDVDFTFDVRVLPNPFWIPELRGFTGLDDPVIRFLEQAPEVAEMTGDIRDFIAKWLPRFKSNNRSYITIGIGCTGGQHRSVFIAEQLAGHFRRSVDNVHVRHRELN, encoded by the coding sequence ATGAAACTGGTGGTCATCAGCGGCCTGTCCGGCTCCGGCAAAAGCACCGCGCTCCAAGCACTGGAAGATGTCGATTTCTACTGTATCGACAACCTTCCTGCCCTGCTGCTGCCCAGCCTGATCGAGCAAATGCTGAAGGACCCTATGCCGCCGGAGAAACTGGCGGTCAGCATTGATGCCCGCAACCTGTTGAGCAACCTGCGTCAGTTCCCCAAGTTGCTCAAGAAGATGCGCACCCGCTATGCCGAGGTCAATACCGAGGTCCTTTACCTGGACGCCTCGGACCCGACGCTGCTCAAACGCTACAGCGCCACGCGGCGCAAGCACCCACTGTCCGGCGAGAACACAGGCCTGCAGCAGGCGATAAAAAACGAGCGGCTACTGCTCGAACCCATCGCCAATATGGCTGACCTGCGCATCGACACCACCCGCTTGAAGCTGTACGACCTGCGGGACAGCATCAAGCTGCGCGTATCCCAGCGCACCGAACAGCAGCTCTCGGTCCAGTTCGAATCCTTTGGTTTCAAACACGGTGTGCCACTGGATGTCGACTTCACCTTCGATGTGCGGGTACTGCCGAACCCCTTCTGGATTCCGGAGCTGCGCGGCTTTACCGGCCTCGACGATCCCGTCATCCGCTTTCTCGAACAGGCCCCGGAAGTGGCGGAAATGACCGGCGACATCCGGGACTTCATCGCCAAATGGCTACCGCGCTTCAAGAGCAACAACCGCAGCTATATCACCATCGGCATCGGCTGTACCGGCGGGCAACACCGCTCGGTCTTTATCGCAGAGCAACTCGCTGGTCATTTCCGGCGGTCTGTGGATAATGTGCATGTTCGTCATCGCGAACTGAATTAA
- a CDS encoding HPr family phosphocarrier protein, with protein sequence MIEKHVTIINKLGLHARAAAKLISTTGKFSSQIRINKDGREVDGKSIMSVMMLAASKGTELLIRAEGEDEQAAIDAVTALIDDYFGEGE encoded by the coding sequence ATGATCGAAAAGCACGTCACTATTATAAATAAGCTGGGACTTCACGCCCGTGCTGCCGCCAAGCTCATCAGCACCACCGGGAAATTTTCCAGCCAGATCCGCATCAACAAGGACGGCCGCGAAGTCGACGGCAAAAGCATCATGTCTGTGATGATGCTCGCCGCCAGCAAAGGCACCGAACTGCTGATTCGCGCCGAGGGAGAAGACGAGCAGGCCGCCATTGATGCCGTCACCGCCCTTATCGACGACTATTTTGGTGAAGGCGAATAA